The following are encoded in a window of Esox lucius isolate fEsoLuc1 chromosome 14, fEsoLuc1.pri, whole genome shotgun sequence genomic DNA:
- the cryba4 gene encoding beta-crystallin A4 produces the protein MTHHCTKFSGHWKIIVFDEECFQGRRHEFTSECCNVMEFGFETVRSLRVESGAWVGYEHASYQGQQFVLERGEYPQCDAFGGSNAYHIERLTSFRPIACANHRECRMTIFERENFLGRKGELSDDYPSLQAMGWCNNEVGSLRVQSGAFVCYQYPGYRGYQYIMECDRHCGEYKHFREFGSHSQTPQIQSIRRIQQ, from the exons ATGACTCACCATTGCACCAAGTTTTCCGGCCACTGGAAG ATCATTGTCTTCGACGAGGAGTGTTTCCAGGGCCGTCGCCATGAGTTCACCTCTGAGTGCTGCAACGTGATGGAGTTTGGTTTTGAGACTGTCCGCTCCCTCAGGGTTGAGAGTGGAGC TTGGGTTGGCTATGAGCATGCTTCCTACCAGGGCCAGCAGTTTGTGCTGGAGAGAGGAGAATACCCCCAGTGCGACGCTTTCGGAGGTAGCAATGCTTATCACATTGAGAGGCTGACTTCCTTCAGGCCCATTGCCTGTGCT AACCACAGGGAGTGCCGTATGACTATATTTGAGCGTGAGAACTTCCTGGGTCGTAAGGGCGAGCTGAGTGACGACTACCCCTCCCTTCAGGCCATGGGCTGGTGCAACAATGAGGTCGGCTCTCTCAGGGTCCAGTCAGGAGC TTTTGTGTGCTACCAATACCCCGGATACCGTGGCTACCAGTACATCATGGAGTGTGACCGTCACTGCGGCGAGTACAAGCACTTCAGGGAGTTCGGCTCCCATTCCCAGACCCCTCAGATCCAGTCCATCCGCCGCATTCAGCAGTAA